Part of the Loxodonta africana isolate mLoxAfr1 chromosome 15, mLoxAfr1.hap2, whole genome shotgun sequence genome is shown below.
AATATTTTAAGCTATCAGAGTGGTTCTTTGGATGTCAAGAGACTGGTCAGTACTAAGACCGACCCCTATGAAAACCCCTATAGCACAGACAAAAAAGATGTAATTCCACCTGATGTTTATTTGCATGGCCTATAATACTGGGATCCCAGAGTCTTTAATTTCTAACAGAGCAGGGACAAGGAAAGAGGATTGGAGATAAATAATATGACTTGCATCTGTTTCGCACTGTATAAACATCTACCtcaaatttcttcttctcttcctccataAAACTCCAGTGGAAAATGGCAGCAGAAAATCACTCCACAGTGACTGAGTTCATCCTCGTTGGACTGACAAAAAAGCCAGAACTCCAGCtccccctctttcttttcttcctaggagTCTATGTGGTCACAGTCGTGGGGAATCTGGGCATGATCACACTGATTGGGCTCAGTTCTCacctgcacacccccatgtactatttcctcagcagtttgtccttcattgatctctgctattccactgtcattacccccaaaatgctggtaaactttgtgacagagaagaacaccATCTCCTACCCTGAATGCATGACTcaactttatttcttccttatttttattatatCAGAATGTCatatgctggctgtgatggcatatgatcgctatgttgccatctgtaaTCCATTGCTTTACAATGTCACCATGTCTTATCAGGTCTGCTTCCGGTTGGTAGTTGCAGTACATATGATAGGTTTGATTGGTGCCACAGCTCACACAGGTTGCATGCTAAGAGTGGTTTTCTGCAAAGCTGAAACAATCAACCATTACTTCTGTGATGTTTTTCCACTACTGGAGCTCTCTTGCTCCAGTACTTATATCAATGAAGTGGTGGTTTTGTGCTTCAgtttatttaattgttttgtACCAACCTTGACCATCCTTGGCTCCTATGTCTCTATCATTGCCAGCATCCTGAGAATCCGCTCCACTGAGGGAAGGTCCAAAGCCTTTAGCACATGCAGCTCCCACATCTTGGCTGTTACAATCTTCTATGGTTCTGCAGCATTCATGTACCTGCAGCCATCAAATGTGGGCTCCATGGACCAAGGGAAAGTGTCCTCTGTGTTTTACACCATTATTGTGCCAATGCTGAACCCTTTGATCTACAGCCTGAGAAATAAGGATGTCAAAGTTGCTCTAAATAAAATCATTGAGAAAAGACTATTTTGCATTAGCAAAGATTTATAATTCTTGGAGAACATTCAGTAAGGCAGTAGTCCTGAGACAGCAACATATATACACAATTTGTGAGATTATTTCTAAcacttgattttttggaagaaaaacCCCAGAGATAAGACTGGATTCACAGTGTCATACAGAAGACAGTCACATGGAGGGAAGTATCAATTCTAGGCCTTCATGTGGGAAGATGATAATTTATATTACATGGAATTTGACAATTTGTTAGATAAGACTTACCTATCATAACTCATAGAATGATCTGCTTGGTCTTATCCTTCGATAGTAATGCTTTTTGTGTTTGGCCTTTGTTTACTAATAAGTGTTCCAATAAACTCTTCTGGAAAAAAAGTTACctctaaattatttttaatcatttcaaaTCTGCAAAATTCAATCCCTACTAGTTACTGAGTGCAGAGAGCTGTATTAAGGAATATGGGGCCAGATGATAGATGATAAGAGGTAGTTCCTGCCAACAAGATGATAACACTATGGTGGAAGAAATTGGTAGAATTATCATGGTTGAATgtattatgtgtatttttacttAAATCTTTATGCAACTTTCTTTTCTTCACAGGTTTAGTACTGTGCTACCAACTCTTTTTTCCTAATATCCTATATTCATTTTTCCCTATTTCTAGAGGTCTTTCTTTTCACCCACATTTCACAGATGTAGAAATGACAGTCTTTGATTATGTATTTAAATCATatggaacacttatgcacatGTGAAACAAAATTGGAAAATTGTTTTCTGCTTAATTACTTGTACCCTCTTACGCAAAGGCTCAATATTTATTCTAGAAAAAAATTGGCAGAATTATTTTGTAGACACTGAATAATCATCTGGGGCTTCAAGTAAAAATTTGTGGATCTCCCTCCTTACCTAGTAAAGAGGagtttaaaatagaaaatgtgaCACAGGTGATAGTTTGGAAAGACTTCCAAGTAATAAAGTCctccctcttcctctttttcaaccaAGGTTTCATTGATTCTTTTTTAGAACAGCAACCAGAAAACTCTTATTAGTCCTCCTGAGAGTcaataaaccaaaataaataaataacacaccGCCATGGAGTCATTCCTATTAATAACTCTCAGCAGCTTAGCTCCCATCAGCTCCTCCTGCCAGTTGCTGAGCTCACACATCTCCTGCTGGTGGTAGCAGCAACTGGATGTATTTCCCCATATCTCCCTAGAATAGTTCTTTAGACCCTTAAAGATGAGATATTTCACTCTCCTTTTAAAAATACTTCCAGATAACAGCTTGTGGGGTTTTCTTTCTAATACTTCTGAGATTCAAAGCCTCAAAAACAGTTGCATTAAGAAGGCAAGCACGGACATCTGCAGATAACATCATACCCTTGACTGCTCATATCTACAAAGCTATGCCCAGAGTCTGAGTACAGGGCTTCTGGATCTTTTTTGACCAGGTGTGAATAATGACCACCGGATAAAGTCCATTTTTAAAATCATCTACTAAACTGGCATTCATAAAACTGCTTGCTTTGTCATCAGCTTGCCATCAAATAGGAAACATTAATATCCCAATGTGATATCTCCCTTTACCTCACCGCATAAAATTGCAAGTTGTCATGAGAGAGGTGAGGATATTTCCCTCTTTGGAAAGTAGAAGAAActtctttcctggcttttatGTACTAATCAGTCTTTAGCTCCATATCTCATGTCTTAATCCTGCAAAAAAAACTATGTGTATATCTGTATATGCAAATATATGTATGTGATCTATATATTTGCATTTATGTGTaacatatatgtgcatgtatctgtATTATATGCATAAATGTGTATTGCTTGGATACATTTTACAAGGGCTAtgtgtaatttttattgtattactccttgcattaaaaaaacaacGTCCAGtgagaaactttttttctttccactgATGGGTGATAGGTTGAAATAACTGTTTATAAGAATTGTACATATTTcgtcacaaaataataaatgttggggaggttgtggcGAGATAGggacacttatatactgctgatgggaatgtaaaatggcacaaccactttggaaatcaatttggtgcttccttaaaaatctagaaatagaagtaccataggatccagcaatcctactccttggaatatatcctagagaagtaagaactgtcacacaaatagatatatgcacacccatgttcattgtagcactgttcacaatagcaaattatggacacaacctaggtgcccatcaacagacgaatggataaacaaattactgtatattcacataatggaaactacacaatgaaaaagaacaaggatgaatctgtgacacatctcataacatggataaatctggaagacatcatgctagttgaaattagtcagtcacaaaatgacaaatattgtatgaaaccactattataagaacttaagaaaaggtttaaacgtAGAATACATTCTTTGAAGGTTAtaagggtggggaaggagagagaagtgtattcactaactagatattaactagatagtagaaaagaattatcttaggttaaggtgaggacaacacacaatgcaggggaaatcagcacaactggactaaaccaaaagctaagaagtttcctgaatacaaccaaacactttgagggacagagtagcaggtgcACAGTTCTGGGGAcaatggtttctggggacatctatgtcaattggcataacaaagtttattaagagaatgttctgtatcccattttggtgagtagtgtctgaggtcttgaaagctagcaagcagccatctaagatgcgtcaattggtcctaacccacctgcaccaaaggagaatgaagaacaccaaagacacaaggaaaatattagcccaagagaaaaaaaaccagagactccatcagcctgagaccagaagagctagatggtgcccagctaccaccaatgaccatcctgacaaggaacacaacagagagtccctgaaggagcaggagaaaagtggggtgcagaattcaaattctagcgAAAAGACCAGATTTGAGAGTCTGattgagattggaggaaccccaaaacacatgacccccagactctctgttaacacagaaccaaaaccattcccaaagccaccttTTCAGAGAAAGAATAGAttgggctataagacataaaatgacacttgtgagagtgtgcttcttagttcaagcaggtacatgagactaaatgggcagctcctcctgtctggaggtgagatgagaaggcagaaacggacaggagctggttgaatggacatgggaaaccccaggtggaaaggaggaatgtgctatcATATTATAGGGATAtcaattagggtcacataacaatgtgtgtacaactttttgtatgagaaactaacttgagctgtgaactttcatctaaagcacaattaaaaaataaataaaaaaaagaatcgtACGTGTCTTAGAGGATttattaaaactttttaaagGTGTGAATGACAGTAAAATTGTCTGAACCACTTCTAGTTATTCTGAGAATGGGTAGAAGACATTTTAAATATTAGAATAGATATTAGGTTCTAAGATGGGAATAAAACTAccacaaaaatgaggaagaaaagtAACCTTGAAGGAGGAAACCTTTTACCAGTTGGAAAAGTACAAAATACACAGGAGTTATCTAGCACCATTGTCCATTgaggttgagttgattttgacacacagtaaccctacaggacagagtacaactgcccccatagggttttctaagctgtaaacGGAAGCAGATCCTAGGGTTTTTCTACCtcggagtgtctggtggatttgaacctctgaactttcagttagcagcctagcacttttcCCATTGTGTCACCAAGGCTTCTTCCTTATATAATTATTGATAAGCAAAATTTTCTACAGGATTTGTTGATCGTTCTGTCACTAAATTTTTAACTTTCTCACTCCAATTGCAAAAATGtcttaaaaataaacagattaaAGCTCTTCATTGATCACTTATTAAAATATTTCAGGTAAAGTCAACTAAGTAAATTATTgcaattattgtatttattaattgaaattttttattgaaaatgatataacatttaataaatattttgaggATGAGATCTTATTATATCTTAGGTTGAATTATTTTCTGAGCTTTTGCTCCTGGGCAAATTTCATGTGATTTGAAATCTCTCTTCTCCATCTCTCCTCttctcacttgtttaatctcttttacatcgcAAAATAGGTTGAATCAACATAtaccctacattaatcctgtctcattaacataacaaagacaacccactcccaactaggattataaccacagacatgcAGGTTAGGatttttaacacatattttgagatgacataattcaatccataaaattcTCACTCTAAAATTCATGCACATGCGTTGCCTTTCATTTCCCTATCCTCTAAATTATAAATTATGGTGAACACttctttgtttattcatttcaGTTCAGGCATACAGATATCTTTGTTCACTTATGTTTAGTCTATACTAATTTATCTCCAACCTTCTTTTAACAATTTCATTTAGCACatttttattgagacttgctaTAAGCAAGACATTGTACTTGGCACATTTTTGAGTTCACAGTCTAGGAAAGAAGACAAACCTGCAAATAAATCATGAAAAGTAATATAGAATTAAATGATTAAGTGCTAAATGTAAACATAAATTCATGGATATATAGAAAATGGTCTTATTGACCTGgcttttcttttatgtctcaaatatTGTATTGGATTTTATAGGGACAGGAGTTGGACGATGATGAAAGTTGAGGGAACATGATGGGTCAAAACCAAGAGCCTACCAATCGCCCTTTTGTAGACTAGCCAAAGTATGCAATACGTGttgggaaataaaaaaagaaattataataaaaataatttgttgctaaaataaaaaaaaaaacccacttccatcgagtcaattctgactcatagagaccctcttgTTAGACGATATGAATCTTTGAATGACACGAAAATTGTTCTGAACTTCATTTATAGACCATAGAGAATATTTGTGACTTTTAAGAGTTTAATATCCATAAAATAATTGTGAATCTCTTTATTATTATGTGTATTTATGTAAAAAGGACCAGCAGGAAAGAtatgctaagaaaataaattatggCCACCATTATGCAAATAAAAATGTTGGTCAAATCAAAGATATTTTAGAAAGGAACTCAAAAGATTGTgattaaaacaacaaaactaaTACTTATGAAGTTCTTGCCAACAGTCAATAACTGTACTAAGCACCTTCCAGGTGTTATTCTATTTAGTTTTTTCACTACCATCAAGAGATAggtattgacatctctgtttttgtTTAAGAGGTTTGGAGAGTAAAAATATTGGTTTatcatggagtcctggtggcaaaaaTGTTAAAATCCTCAGATTCTAAACTGCTAAACCCAACCAGTAGCTTCACAAGAGatagacctggtgatatgcttccatgaagactacagtcaagaaaatcctataaggtcattttactctgtcacatggagttgatATGAGTCtaaatcagcttgacggcacctaaaaacaacattaaaaacaTTGGCTTATCAGCTctacatttgtttttatttttagtgattgATAAATATTTTACCACTGAAAATTATCATAGCCTCTCTTCAAATAATATCATACCATGTCATTTACAATGTAGGAAATTTACAGTATACGTCCACTTACCCCTCCTATAATCTGTCCTACTATTGTTATCCATTTTACTTCTACTTTTGTTATAAAATCCATcatacattgttattattattcattagTATTTaccttttaaagaaattttaggTTTATACTTCCCTGTGTATTTGCCTTCATTTCTTACTTTGTGTAGATAGAAATATCTagtcaatttattttatttttgccagAAAAtgtcctttaacatttcttgaagTTTGTacctaatggaaaaaaaaatattattattatatttattcatcTGTCTGATGTTGtgtctgaagatgagccccttaggctAGAAGGCACtctaaagatgactggggaacagctgcctcctcaaagtaaatcAACCTTAAGGATGTGAAGGAGTCAATCTTTCAGTActttcatgtgctgatgtggtatgactcaaaatgagaagaaacagctgcaaacatctattaataatcagcaTGTGAAATGCATGAATatcggaaattgtcaaaaatgaaacgaaacacataaagattgatatcctaaccagtagtgagctgaaatgggctgatattggccattttgaattagacaaccttgtggtctactgtgccacgatgacaaattgaagaaaaatggcattacattcattgtcaaaaggaacatttcaagatctatcccaaagtacaatgtgtcagtgataggataatatcaatatgtctacaaggaaaaccagttaatatgactattattcaaatttatgcaccaattgctaaggcaaaaatgaagaaatgaagatttttattaacttctgcagtctgaagctgatcaaacacgcaatcacgATGCATTCATAATTGCTGGTGATCgtaatgtgaaagttagaaacaaagaagaaggatcggtagttggaaaacacggccttagtgacagaaacgatgctggacatcacatgataaaatttttcaaGATCAACTACTTCATCACGAACACCTTTTTTCTACAACATAAAGGAAGACTCTACATGcagacctggccagatggaatataaaggaatcaaatcaactacatctgcagaaagagaagatagaaaaactcagtatcatcagtcagaacaaggccaggggccagctgcagaaaAGACTATTAATTGCtaatatgcaatttcaagttggagctgaagaaaattaaaacaagtccatgacggCCAAAGTATGAGCTTGaatgtaaaacaaagaaaaacaaaaaactggttgctgtcgagtcgattccaactcatagcaacttcataggacagagtagaagtgccccacagggtttccaaggaacacctggtggattcaagctaccaacctttttgttgggagccatagcttttaaccactatgccaccagggtttccactttgaatgtacctcacctgaatttagagatttgaggcactgaacactaatgacagaagaacaGAGGAGTTGTGGATTGACATCAAAGACAACTTACATTCAGAAATGAAGAGTTCATTatgaagacaagaaagaaagacaagatcAAAACGGATGAcacagagactctgaaacttctcttgaatgtcaagtagctaaagcaaaaggaaggactgatgaagtaaaagagctgaacagatttcaaaaggtggctccagaaaacaaagtattataataacatatgCAAATACCTGAAGttcaaaaaccaaaaggaaacaacacactctgcatttttcaagctgaaagaaccgaagaaaaaattcaagcctggagctgcaatagtgaaagaCTGTACGGGCAAAGTActtaatgatgcaggaagcatccaaagaagatgcaaggaacacacagagtcgctgtaccaaaaactCTTGATTGAGgttctaccatttcaggaggtagcatatatcaAAGACCGATAGTatcgaaggaagaaatccaagctgtattgaagacattggtgagaaaaacacacacaaaaaaccaaaccaaacccattgccatcaagctgattcgaCCTTATAGAActgagaactgtcccatagagcttccaaggagcacatggtggaatTCAAACTGTTGGCCTTCTGATTAGCACCAGTAGCACCTAACCTCTACACCGCCAGAGTTTttaggcaaaaaacaaggctccaggaattgaggaaataccaactgagatgtttcaaaaaacagatgcaactctggaagtgtTCTTTCATCTATACCAAAAAATTTGATGATCCAACTAAAGgcacaaattatcaaacaatatcactaatatcacaaacaaacacaattttgctaaagatcattcaaaagtggctgcagcagtagatagacagggaactaccagaaatttaagctggtttcagaagagcacatggaacaagGGGTATAATTTCTGATGTCACATGAATCCTggatgaaagaagagaatatcagaaagatgtttcacCGTATCTTATTGACTAcgaaaaggcttttgactgtgtggatcataaaaaattatagacaaccttgtgaagaatgggaatttccgaacacttaattgtgttcatgaggaaactgtacatagatcaagaggcagtcttgcaaacagaacaaagggatactgtatggtttaaaatcagaaaaagtgtgcatcagtgtcgtatcctttcagcatacttattcagtctgtatgctgagctaataaccCAAGATGCTGGCCTATTTGAAAAATAATGTATCATCAGTATTGgaagaagtctcattaacaacatgaGATATctaatgacacaaccttgccctgaaagtgaagagaacttgaagcacgtattgataaagatcaaagaccacagccttcagcgtgaattttacctcaacataaagaaaacaaaacccctcacaactggaacaataagcaatataatgataaacagagaaaagattgaaattgtaaaggatttcattttacttggatccacaatcaacgcttgGGTagtagcaatcaagaaatcagatgacttattgcattgggcaaatctacaaaaagacttctttaaagtgtttaaaaagcaaagatgtcacttggaggactcaggtgtgcctgaaccaagccatgccattttcaattgcctcatatgcgtgggaaaactggacaatgaatacagaagaccaaagaagaattgatatgtttgaattatggtgttggtgaagaacattgaatacaccacggactgtctgaaaaacaaacgaatctgtcttgggctaagaacagccagaatgctcattagaaacaaaaATGGTCAGACTtcacctcacttactttggacatattatcaggaggggccagtccctgctgaaggacatcaagcttggtaaagtagagggtcagtgaaagagatcctcaactaggtggattgacacagtggctgctacaatgggctcaaacataacaaggattgtgaggatggcacagaaccagatattgttttgttctgttgtgcataggtacctatgagtcagagccaacttgagggcacctaacagcaacaacatttccCTTTCATACTTGGCTTTTCTGTAAGTCAACTCCAAAATAATTTAACAATATAGCTAGAATTCTCCAGGACAATACTGACTTAATATATTCTGTTGCTACATTACTCCATGTTTCACACATTATACTTGATCCATGACCTTGGTGATTCTGAGTCTTGGTATTGTCCCTACCTGATACAATGGAAGCAAGTTCTACCTACTAAGATCATGAAGTTCATATAAAATAAGACCCAAATGGTCCTTATTAGGAGTATATCTGATGTTGAAGGGTTTGAGGTACACTACAAACTGTGATAAGCAGTTATATATAGGATGCcatgaaaactaaagatatgtATTGGTAACTTATGTATAGGGTTCATGACAATTAAGCCTTCATATGTTTTATTAAAGTTCTCTTTATGATTGCGTACTAGGCAAAAGGGAAGTAACAAATACAAAATATGATACATTTTAGACAGTACATTTTAAATTTACATTGAATCTGAGATGAGTTTATATTAACCTTCAAGCTCTGGTCACAAAAATGTATTCTTATATTTTGATTCTTAGCAACCCTGGGagctggagaattttttttttttttcgtagacAGATGTGTCTGTCATAGGATCTAATCCCTCCTCTTTAGATTCTCAGGTTCCTGtaatgtgagagaaaaaaaagggtGGCTGCATTGGGCCCGTGCCTCCAggctaaaccttttttttttttaatcacaacacAGGAAGGCAAAATGAAAAGGATGGAtggtcacagtgaccctacttgTAAGCTACTCCACCAAACTGAAAGCGAATTAGTGCATGCAGCCCGGATTGCAAACCCTGACCTGATTTGAGGGTGGAAGGAGTACTGGTCAAGAATGAGAGCCTAgtcagccaacatggcaccatagacagaagcagcaCGACCTCGCTCCAcatcaaagacctgaaaaactaagtaaaacagagacaaaagtcAGTCCAGTAACCAGAAGTAtcagatgaagagataaagaactcagtcaatcaccgaatggaataagaaactgacaaagagaGCGAGGAGAGGTACATGGGGAGGTCCTCTATCAGCTAACGAAGCAAGGATTCGCCATCTTGTACTCTTGTCAGAGATAGGGGACCGGGAGCatgagaaagcagcttcatgaagctcccagcaggagacagagcacgtGGTAATCAGAGAGACACCCTTTTccacccccatcctctccctgctaCTCCTCACTTCCTGGTTGGCAGCGTGGCTTAACcggccaggaagtgcagcatccatgctCCTTGGATTCACCCCATCCACACTGGAGATcggcagacagagagaaagggaaagcagcttcaagaagttcctagcaggagacagagcatctggtAACCAGTAATACACTCTTTCCTAGCCCCCATCCTTCTTATCCACCCCCATCCTCTCCTATCTACCTAATGCCACCCACTTGATCACTTACTATTCCACAGAAAAAAATGCTCATTCTGCTCAGAACAGTCTTCATATTCCTCAAGCACACTGCTTTATCCCATGTCCTATTATAATCATTCTAGTGCTGAGTCAAGTACACACTTGAGTCTTgccctgtttattgttttatgacatgttATAGTCTAGCCTTCTAACTGAACTCCATGAAGACACGAGCCTTCCCTGTATCGCTTCAAGTCAAACCTCATTTTCATTTGCTTAATCAATATTACTGTGGTTGAATTTGATTCTTACAAGTGTAGATGTATAAGGAAAGattagaaaaagaagaactattgtcattgagtcggttctgatgccatcatagcaaccctatgggacagagtgcatgtgatctgctgacctttttggttagcatccaaactcttaacaactacggcaccagggctccaaagcaagGATAGCCAGAGTGAAAGAGTAACTTTAGTTCTACCGAGGCACCACATATTCATATTGCAATGTATATTTCAATGAATAAATACAATCCTTTTCAGAGTTCTAGTTTCAACCATCATTTTGGATTATTTGTAATTTTGTTCTTACATGTGAAGGAAATGAATGTCTTGGATTAAAATTAGCAAGATGATTCTAACAAAGCAGTCCCTGCAGCAGACAGTGTGAGGCTATTCCATGAGCATCAGATGGCCATCAGCCTCATCTCCTGAGCTCAGGCTATTGATTTGTTAGCTTCGTGGACAGTACTGGACAGCACTATTTTTTAGCATCATGGTCAAGGCACTGGAAAGTAATGGTGATTTTTCTATACACTTCAGGTGCATTAACAAATGAAATCAAGAAGTGGAAGATTCAAAATATTTGTCCTGTAAAGTAGGGGACTGGATAGAAAATGAAGATGCTTGTTACTTTTAGAAAATTTAGTGTagctacagaaaattattaaaattatatctagaataatttttttctggaaataccCTAGGCAAAGTGCTAATGCATAAAAATGATAACTACTGTTTTCTACATGATTAGAATATTACAGGCATTTACATCAtgttatttaattcttacaataaaCCTGTGATATAAGCATTTTTAAGATAAGGAAACTGACTTTTATGCAgattaagtctcttttcctgtGTCATGCAGCCAGTAAAGGGCAGAGAAAGGGCCTGAGCTGTATAATTCATGTGACTCCAAAgttagtgtttaagagctatgtgCTATTTCCCAAAAGATAGAAAGGCATTTCTAGACAAAATTCCATGATTGATATACGTGACCAAAGATTTTTCAAGTTAGGAAAGGCTTGAACACACAAATTGGTAGGTAAAATGTGAAGGCTAGTCAGGTCACACATGCTATATTTTAATAATGTCTGGATCTCCCAttggtctgtcattttgtcatactgtgggggtttgcgtgttgctgtgatgctggaagctttgccaccagtattcagataccagcagggtcacgcatggaggacaggtttc
Proteins encoded:
- the LOC100658610 gene encoding olfactory receptor 8G1-like — its product is MAAENHSTVTEFILVGLTKKPELQLPLFLFFLGVYVVTVVGNLGMITLIGLSSHLHTPMYYFLSSLSFIDLCYSTVITPKMLVNFVTEKNTISYPECMTQLYFFLIFIISECHMLAVMAYDRYVAICNPLLYNVTMSYQVCFRLVVAVHMIGLIGATAHTGCMLRVVFCKAETINHYFCDVFPLLELSCSSTYINEVVVLCFSLFNCFVPTLTILGSYVSIIASILRIRSTEGRSKAFSTCSSHILAVTIFYGSAAFMYLQPSNVGSMDQGKVSSVFYTIIVPMLNPLIYSLRNKDVKVALNKIIEKRLFCISKDL